From Cydia strobilella chromosome 4, ilCydStro3.1, whole genome shotgun sequence, the proteins below share one genomic window:
- the LOC134740912 gene encoding uncharacterized protein LOC134740912: MVLNGKTIPFSTEVKYLGVTLDQKLTWNKHVDGTIQKARSALAICCRLAGNRWGLKPKIALWLYTAIVRPIVSYASVAWYRKTTQKAAVTRLGSLQRTAYVIVTGAMSSSPTAALEAILNLPPLHLHLELEARSSMLRIAGARRGNWLSQTLRLFKESVYDIPVLGMPSDTMAPKFCPLKLYSVELPKREDWSNSQIKWKEGSLRWYTDGSKSGSEVGCGVYGEAPRKSISLNLGRYCSIFQAEVYAIIECASINLQSNYGNHTIYIHSDSQAALLALTSDVTTSRLVENCRQLLNNLGARNKVVLRWVPGHAGIVGNEKADELARAGAKGKNYSQCPKQSNFYVSGALGESSRQYVTADGESARRSRSMSMSSRRFSVRKWPKYLKDATTRTGEPFK; this comes from the exons ATGGTCTTGAATGGTAAAACTATTCCGTTCTCAACAGAGGTCAAATATCTGGGGGTAACACTGGACCAGAAACTGACCTGGAACAAGCATGTGGACGGAACTATACAAAAGGCTAGATCAGCCTTGGCAATATGCTGTCGTTTAGCAGGCAACCGATGGGGTCTAAAACCCAAAATTGCCTTGTGGCTGTACACAGCTATAGTGAGGCCGATAGTGTCTTACGCCTCCGTAGCATGGTACAGGAAAACGACGCAGAAGGCAGCAGTGACGAGGCTTGGCAGCCTGCAAAGAACTGCCTATGTCATCGTCACTGGAGCCATGTCATCCTCCCCGACGgcagccctagaggccatactAAATCTACCGCCCCTTCACCTGCATCTGGAATTGGAGGCGAGATCTAGTATGCTTAGAATAGCGGGCGCGAGGAGAGGTAATTGGTTATCGCAAACTCTGAGACTGTTTAAGGAATCAGTGTACGATATTCCTGTTCTTGGGATGCCGTCCGACACTATGGCACCCAAATTTTGTCCACTCAAACTCTACTCAGTGGAACTCCCCAAAAGGGAGGACTGGTCAAACAGTCAAATTAAGTGGAAAGAAGGAAGCCTGAGGTGGTACACTGATGGCTCCAAATCCGGATCTGAAGTAGGCTGCGGAGTATATGGTGAAGCGCccaggaaaagcatcagcttaaaCCTAGGGCGTTATTGCTCTATATTCCAGGCAGAGGTATACGCCATTATTGAATGTGCGTCAATAAATCTGCAAAGCAACTACGGCAACCATACTATCTATATCCATTCGGATAGCCAGGCGGCACTCTTAGCCCTAACCTCTGATGTCACCACATCGAGGCTGGTTGAGAACTGCAGGCAATTATTGAACAACCTTGGAGCCAGGAACAAGGTTGTTCTACGTTGGGTCCCGGGGCATGCGGGTATCGTTGGAAACGAAAAGGCCGACGAACTCGCGCGAGCAGGGGCTAAGGGGAAGAACTACAGTC AATGTCCTAAACAGAGTAATTTTTACGTCAGTGGTGCACTTGGAGAATCTTCGCGACAGTATGTTACAGCGGACGGCGAGAGCGCCCGGCGCTCTCGCTCCATGTCCATGTCGTCGCGAAGGTTCTCCGTTAGAAAATGGCCTAAGTACTTGAAAGATGCTACGACCCGAACCGGCGAACCATTCAAATAA